The following are from one region of the Polyangiaceae bacterium genome:
- a CDS encoding NAD(P)/FAD-dependent oxidoreductase, which produces MAKRAVVIGTGAGGLTAAVGLAQAGFEVVALEREKQLGGFLNPFKRKKFHFDPGVHYVGQCDPGGDMYRVLERCGVDPSALMAPMDPECFDLLRFPDFEVKVPQGADNYRDNLLALFPEDRADVDRYFSVVKAMLPLMRSDVSGAKKLMQVPKIARLALETYGHYLNRAIQNPKLRSVLGAQCGDYGLPPSQAPALLGVGLLAHYLDSGGWFPRGGSGTLRDALVDAGRKLGVVYKRRAEVAKIHTEGGKVSGVTLSDGEHFPADVVISAIDPTLTYGRLLEHDVVPQKLRRKVSKNMPSVGSLCLYYGMNRDLRDHGMGAFNVWDYHTWDLDEAFGYAQKGSKLPEDHAFFLSPNSLKDDTHQMAPEGMSTLEVVTLVPFAPFAKWQDAKALKRGDEYETFKAEAAATLRAAVDRRWPGIIGDVVVEDVSTPLSNMHFAGVVAGGIYGPAVIPSQFGPNAYQTKGAVEGLYLAGSGVTGPGVSPCLASGIKAARAAAKSQSKRFGWLPMRTLALARS; this is translated from the coding sequence ATGGCGAAGCGAGCGGTGGTGATCGGTACCGGGGCGGGGGGACTAACGGCAGCCGTCGGTTTGGCTCAAGCCGGCTTCGAGGTCGTGGCGCTCGAACGCGAAAAGCAGCTCGGCGGCTTCCTGAATCCGTTCAAGCGCAAGAAGTTCCACTTCGACCCCGGCGTGCACTACGTCGGGCAGTGCGATCCGGGCGGCGATATGTACCGCGTGCTGGAGCGCTGTGGGGTCGACCCCAGCGCACTGATGGCGCCGATGGATCCCGAGTGCTTCGACTTGCTGCGCTTCCCCGACTTCGAGGTGAAGGTGCCTCAAGGCGCCGACAACTATCGGGACAACCTGCTCGCGCTTTTCCCCGAGGATCGAGCGGACGTCGACCGCTACTTCAGCGTGGTGAAGGCCATGCTGCCGTTGATGCGCTCCGACGTGAGCGGCGCGAAGAAGCTCATGCAAGTGCCGAAGATCGCGCGCCTAGCCCTGGAGACGTATGGGCACTACCTGAACCGCGCGATCCAGAACCCGAAGCTCAGGAGCGTGCTCGGCGCCCAGTGCGGTGACTACGGACTACCGCCGAGCCAGGCACCTGCGCTGCTCGGCGTGGGCCTGCTCGCCCACTACCTGGATAGCGGCGGTTGGTTCCCCCGCGGCGGCAGCGGCACCTTGCGCGACGCCTTGGTCGACGCGGGCCGCAAGCTGGGTGTGGTGTACAAGCGGCGTGCAGAGGTCGCGAAGATCCACACCGAGGGCGGCAAGGTCAGCGGTGTGACGCTGAGCGACGGCGAACATTTCCCCGCGGATGTAGTAATCAGCGCGATCGATCCGACGCTCACCTACGGGCGCTTGCTCGAGCATGACGTGGTTCCCCAGAAGCTGCGGCGGAAGGTCAGCAAAAACATGCCGTCGGTGGGCTCGCTGTGCCTCTACTACGGCATGAACCGCGATCTACGCGATCACGGCATGGGCGCGTTCAATGTGTGGGACTACCACACCTGGGATTTGGACGAGGCGTTCGGCTACGCGCAGAAGGGTTCGAAGCTGCCCGAGGACCACGCGTTCTTCCTCTCCCCCAACTCGTTGAAGGACGACACTCACCAGATGGCGCCCGAAGGCATGAGCACCCTGGAGGTCGTCACGTTGGTGCCCTTTGCTCCATTCGCGAAGTGGCAGGACGCCAAGGCGCTCAAGCGCGGTGACGAATACGAAACCTTCAAGGCGGAAGCCGCGGCCACGCTGCGCGCCGCGGTCGACCGGCGCTGGCCAGGGATCATCGGAGACGTCGTGGTGGAGGACGTCTCGACGCCCCTCAGCAACATGCACTTCGCCGGGGTCGTTGCCGGAGGGATCTACGGCCCAGCCGTGATCCCCAGCCAGTTTGGCCCCAACGCCTATCAGACCAAGGGCGCGGTGGAGGGCCTGTACCTCGCCGGCTCCGGTGTGACGGGGCCCGGTGTCTCACCTTGCTTGGCTTCCGGCATCAAAGCGGCGCGCGCCGCGGCGAAGTCCCAGAGCAAGCGCTTTGGCTGGCTGCCCATGCGCACTCTAGCGCTCGCGAGATCCTAG
- a CDS encoding TetR/AcrR family transcriptional regulator: protein MGATYHHGSLRETLLDAGVELVAEAGIDALSLRELARRAGVSSAAPYRHFPDKDALLRGVAARGYQRFDQALGKVSKQCAETSALEAVQQLGVAYVRFAARNPNLFRLIFSPIGQASGHDPELDKACRQSAEHLPRALMRLHEEGIATSISVQELTELAWALVHGVAMLYLDGLVGDGKPLSAEKAAERVTQHLVALFRAD, encoded by the coding sequence ATGGGCGCGACCTATCACCATGGCTCCCTGCGGGAGACGCTGCTCGATGCCGGTGTGGAGCTGGTAGCAGAAGCTGGCATCGACGCCTTGTCCCTGCGTGAGCTGGCGCGTCGCGCCGGGGTGAGCAGCGCCGCTCCGTACCGTCACTTTCCCGACAAGGACGCGCTGCTGCGGGGGGTCGCCGCCCGGGGCTACCAGCGTTTCGATCAGGCGCTCGGCAAGGTCAGCAAGCAGTGCGCGGAGACCTCCGCGCTTGAAGCTGTGCAACAACTAGGCGTCGCGTATGTTCGATTTGCCGCGCGGAACCCAAATCTGTTTCGCTTGATCTTCAGTCCCATCGGTCAAGCCAGTGGTCACGACCCCGAGCTTGACAAGGCGTGTCGCCAGTCGGCAGAGCACTTGCCCCGCGCCCTGATGCGCCTGCATGAAGAAGGCATCGCCACCAGCATTAGCGTTCAAGAGCTGACCGAGCTCGCCTGGGCGCTGGTGCACGGCGTGGCCATGCTCTACCTGGATGGCTTGGTCGGCGATGGCAAGCCCCTGAGCGCCGAGAAGGCGGCTGAGCGCGTCACTCAGCATTTGGTGGCGCTCTTCCGCGCGGATTAG
- a CDS encoding nucleotidyl transferase AbiEii/AbiGii toxin family protein, translated as MKSETTEAALAHAAATLQGLGVRFALVGGLAISVRSEVRFTRDVDLAVAVANDVEAEDVIYRLRAAGYSPVTTVEHERHQRLATARLRSPSGLVVDLIFASCGIEAEVVNAASMFDYPGVGAIPVAESEELLAMKVLSMTDQRLQDRIDARNLLLCNEVDLARVRQRLREIEQRGYDRDQDLSEKLETVLTSLAP; from the coding sequence GTGAAGAGTGAAACGACGGAGGCGGCGCTTGCGCACGCCGCCGCCACACTGCAGGGCTTGGGCGTCCGTTTCGCTTTGGTTGGTGGGTTAGCGATTTCCGTGCGGAGTGAGGTGCGCTTTACGCGGGACGTGGACCTTGCCGTGGCTGTCGCCAATGATGTCGAGGCGGAGGATGTGATCTATCGCCTTCGTGCCGCAGGGTACTCGCCGGTCACGACCGTGGAGCATGAGAGGCACCAGCGGCTTGCCACCGCTAGGTTGCGTTCCCCGTCGGGTCTGGTCGTGGACTTGATCTTTGCGTCTTGTGGCATCGAGGCGGAGGTCGTCAATGCGGCGTCCATGTTTGACTACCCCGGAGTCGGCGCGATACCTGTCGCCGAGTCAGAAGAGTTGCTTGCGATGAAGGTCCTGTCTATGACGGACCAGCGCCTTCAGGACCGCATCGACGCGCGGAACCTGCTCCTCTGCAATGAGGTCGATCTGGCTCGAGTCCGCCAGCGACTCAGAGAAATCGAGCAACGTGGCTATGATCGCGACCAGGACTTGAGCGAGAAGCTGGAGACCGTGCTTACTTCCCTAGCTCCGTGA
- a CDS encoding ferredoxin--NADP reductase — MSSVALVKRIDWAPGLSTFRLNKSAKFEPGQFFNFGVETPAGLVRRSYSAASAPGEPLEFLVTEVLGGALTPSLFEIAEGSPIDLNPHAQGFFTLKHVPTTRDGWLVATGTGLGPFISMLRSGQLWDHFERLFVVHGVRERAHFAYADELREFEAKHSNFRYLRCVSREPAGPGEISGRIPAALADGRIQALAGAELEPEHCHVLLCGNPQMIDDTHEALKPLGLVKHRVRKPGHISVEKYW, encoded by the coding sequence ATGAGCAGCGTCGCGCTCGTGAAGCGCATTGACTGGGCCCCGGGCCTCTCGACCTTTCGTTTGAACAAAAGCGCCAAGTTCGAGCCGGGTCAGTTCTTCAACTTCGGGGTGGAAACCCCCGCCGGCTTGGTGCGCCGCTCCTATTCAGCAGCCTCCGCGCCTGGCGAGCCACTCGAGTTCCTCGTGACGGAGGTGCTCGGGGGCGCCCTCACCCCCAGCCTGTTCGAGATCGCCGAAGGCAGCCCCATCGACTTGAATCCCCACGCTCAAGGCTTCTTCACCCTCAAGCACGTGCCCACCACACGCGACGGTTGGTTGGTCGCTACGGGCACGGGGCTCGGACCGTTCATCTCGATGTTGCGTAGCGGACAGCTGTGGGACCACTTCGAGCGCCTGTTCGTGGTGCATGGCGTCCGCGAGCGGGCTCATTTCGCCTACGCCGACGAGCTGCGGGAGTTTGAGGCAAAGCACAGCAACTTCCGCTACTTGCGCTGCGTGAGTCGAGAGCCGGCAGGCCCCGGGGAGATCTCCGGACGCATCCCCGCGGCCCTCGCGGATGGGCGCATCCAGGCGCTCGCAGGCGCCGAGCTCGAACCTGAGCATTGCCATGTGCTTTTGTGCGGCAATCCCCAGATGATCGATGATACCCACGAGGCGCTCAAACCCCTCGGCTTGGTCAAGCACCGCGTGCGCAAGCCAGGGCACATTTCCGTAGAGAAATACTGGTAG
- a CDS encoding alpha/beta fold hydrolase, translated as MRVLWAIVFGYAAFALGALLYLRVSYWAMGSHVDRRSPLDSLKSLLFEWLCVLWVQPLLPLYFLIGRRLGPASAHTGSPAPRPIVCVHGYGQNRVDFIWLARRLAAAGLGPCFGINYSFLSSVRDSSQRLETFCKRVLEETGAPQVDLVCHSLGGLVAMDLAARRPELIGRIVTIGSPHAGVLFRGPILGASGGDLKAGSELLKEQAALKAGVPVLSIYSSHDNVVHPKSTSFLSARGGEDIEVPHLGHFGLLFSRSVADPAIAFLKRDLLQAQRSRPHGNRLDT; from the coding sequence ATGCGAGTGCTCTGGGCAATCGTCTTCGGCTATGCGGCCTTTGCCCTAGGTGCGCTGCTTTACCTGCGCGTCAGCTACTGGGCGATGGGCTCCCACGTGGACCGGCGCTCCCCGCTGGACTCCCTCAAGAGCCTGCTCTTCGAGTGGCTGTGCGTCTTGTGGGTCCAGCCCCTGCTCCCACTCTACTTCCTGATCGGCCGGCGTCTGGGTCCAGCCTCGGCTCACACCGGCTCCCCAGCGCCGCGTCCGATCGTGTGCGTCCACGGCTACGGCCAAAACCGCGTGGATTTTATCTGGCTGGCGCGCCGTCTCGCCGCCGCGGGCCTCGGGCCTTGTTTTGGGATCAACTATTCGTTTCTGTCCAGCGTGCGCGACAGCTCCCAGCGCCTCGAGACCTTCTGCAAACGTGTCCTCGAGGAAACAGGCGCGCCACAGGTAGATCTGGTTTGTCATAGCCTTGGAGGCCTGGTCGCGATGGATCTCGCCGCGCGGCGCCCTGAGCTCATCGGCCGCATCGTCACCATCGGTTCGCCTCACGCCGGAGTGTTGTTTCGCGGTCCGATCCTCGGCGCATCGGGCGGCGACCTGAAGGCGGGCTCCGAACTGCTCAAGGAACAAGCGGCGCTCAAGGCAGGCGTGCCGGTGCTGAGCATCTACTCGAGCCACGACAACGTGGTGCACCCGAAGAGCACCTCGTTCCTATCGGCGCGCGGAGGAGAAGACATCGAGGTACCCCACCTTGGGCACTTCGGGTTGCTGTTCTCACGCAGCGTGGCCGATCCCGCGATCGCGTTCTTGAAACGCGATCTGCTGCAAGCCCAGCGCAGTCGACCGCACGGAAACAGACTTGACACCTAA
- a CDS encoding PspA/IM30 family protein, producing the protein MSVAGRFWNFVKGLFWQGQRSLEQANPEAVYMMAIQKMKVNYQEMHRAVGKLAAERNRLRALIQNKTSQLAEIERDLEGALGEAEAGNPEAAELGEDLLNEKEALEAEIGTVREELSRSETMVTEYLSKLRDLESKTKAMESKKDAMIAKLQSAQARKAFGDMMSGMSTSAEEAAVGDIDKYIEGVAAQADISDEMSGATRESKRKALRNAARERASKSKFQEMLEARKASAGGGPGGAKQTEKGGIG; encoded by the coding sequence ATGAGTGTTGCAGGACGCTTCTGGAACTTCGTTAAGGGTCTCTTCTGGCAGGGACAACGCAGCCTCGAGCAGGCGAACCCCGAGGCCGTCTACATGATGGCCATCCAGAAGATGAAGGTGAACTACCAGGAGATGCACAGGGCGGTGGGCAAGCTCGCTGCCGAGCGCAATCGCCTGCGGGCCCTGATTCAAAACAAGACCTCGCAGCTCGCGGAAATCGAGCGCGACCTCGAAGGTGCGCTGGGTGAAGCCGAGGCGGGCAACCCGGAAGCCGCGGAGCTAGGTGAAGACCTGCTCAACGAGAAGGAAGCGCTCGAGGCCGAAATCGGTACCGTGCGGGAAGAACTCTCACGCAGCGAGACCATGGTCACCGAGTACCTGAGCAAGCTCAGGGACCTCGAGAGCAAGACCAAGGCGATGGAGTCCAAGAAGGACGCGATGATCGCCAAGCTGCAGAGCGCCCAGGCGCGCAAGGCCTTCGGCGACATGATGAGCGGCATGAGCACCAGCGCCGAAGAAGCCGCGGTGGGAGACATCGACAAGTACATCGAAGGCGTTGCGGCTCAAGCTGACATCTCCGATGAGATGAGCGGTGCGACCCGCGAGTCCAAGCGCAAGGCGCTGAGGAACGCGGCTCGAGAGCGTGCGAGCAAGAGCAAGTTCCAGGAGATGCTCGAGGCGCGCAAAGCATCGGCGGGCGGCGGTCCTGGCGGAGCCAAGCAAACCGAGAAGGGCGGGATCGGCTGA
- a CDS encoding OmpA family protein: protein MAAGKPGPALTVGIPLVILAAGGYFGYTKFIKPAMEEKDSKAKEEKLGKSTSLSGKQYGTMIKMAGDPWSGYSTFRKEPQLEQELAKSDIGVAYFDDEKYYDQNERMKALAAGDLDVVLTTVDAFLQHGAKHKKDGLYPGVIIWGIDESNGGDAIFLSKDKKSFDDVKPSDKVCYSAGTPSEHLWDFASLSFTALENVKADPGVVAKDCWEKLKKGEVQVAVLWQPFTAIAEKEGYPKVFATGGQADDVIVDVAVANRDYVIKNKGAIEKLTQAYFKVIDGYIKDPAAHGKFITADCGPDCNGDQGLGTAVLKGIDFLDYQENMCLWWGQCGKPAKMVDRISRTGRLLQAKNKLSAADMPKPADVLNDSFLLTIKSAMDMKAKLAAEVAGKDSKEAEAKLQASEKEYTYAADKTKDDTSSTIGTLNLPSIYFQEGKSALDPNAESVVDGIGDKLKSFPALCVHVWGHTNSVGNATSNKALSEQRAKSIVAYLQKKDASSFPASRFDVRGFGSEKPLMKDGVEDKNASRRTEFKLFNCN, encoded by the coding sequence ATGGCTGCTGGCAAACCAGGTCCCGCGCTCACCGTCGGCATCCCGCTGGTGATCCTCGCGGCAGGTGGCTACTTCGGTTACACGAAGTTCATCAAACCGGCGATGGAGGAGAAAGACTCCAAGGCCAAGGAAGAAAAGCTCGGCAAGTCGACGTCGCTGTCCGGCAAGCAATACGGCACGATGATCAAGATGGCTGGCGACCCGTGGTCGGGCTACAGCACTTTCCGTAAGGAACCGCAGCTCGAGCAGGAGCTGGCGAAGAGCGACATCGGCGTCGCCTACTTCGACGACGAGAAGTACTACGATCAGAACGAGCGCATGAAGGCGCTCGCAGCCGGCGATCTCGATGTGGTGCTGACCACCGTGGATGCGTTCCTGCAGCACGGCGCCAAGCACAAGAAAGACGGCCTGTATCCCGGCGTCATCATCTGGGGCATCGACGAGAGCAACGGCGGCGACGCCATCTTCCTGTCCAAGGACAAGAAGAGCTTCGACGACGTGAAGCCCAGCGATAAAGTCTGCTACTCCGCCGGCACGCCCAGCGAGCACTTGTGGGACTTTGCGAGCCTCTCCTTCACCGCCCTCGAGAACGTGAAGGCAGATCCAGGCGTCGTCGCAAAGGACTGCTGGGAGAAGCTCAAGAAGGGCGAGGTGCAGGTTGCCGTGTTGTGGCAGCCGTTCACCGCCATCGCCGAGAAGGAGGGCTACCCGAAGGTCTTCGCCACGGGTGGTCAGGCGGATGACGTGATCGTCGACGTCGCGGTCGCCAATCGCGACTACGTGATCAAGAACAAGGGCGCGATCGAGAAGCTGACCCAGGCCTATTTCAAGGTGATTGACGGCTACATCAAAGATCCTGCCGCCCACGGTAAGTTCATCACGGCGGACTGCGGCCCGGACTGCAACGGCGATCAGGGCTTGGGCACCGCGGTGCTCAAGGGCATCGACTTCCTCGACTACCAGGAGAACATGTGTCTCTGGTGGGGCCAGTGCGGAAAGCCTGCAAAGATGGTGGATCGCATCTCACGCACGGGGCGCTTGCTGCAAGCGAAGAACAAGCTCTCTGCGGCGGACATGCCGAAGCCGGCGGATGTGCTGAACGACTCCTTCTTGCTCACCATCAAATCCGCAATGGATATGAAGGCGAAGCTCGCGGCCGAAGTGGCTGGCAAGGACTCGAAAGAGGCCGAGGCCAAGCTCCAGGCTAGCGAGAAGGAGTACACCTACGCTGCGGACAAGACGAAGGACGACACCTCCTCGACCATCGGCACGCTCAATCTGCCGAGCATCTACTTCCAGGAGGGCAAGTCCGCTCTCGATCCCAACGCCGAGAGCGTCGTGGACGGCATCGGTGACAAGCTGAAGAGCTTCCCGGCGCTGTGCGTCCACGTCTGGGGTCACACCAACAGCGTGGGCAACGCGACCTCGAACAAGGCGCTCAGCGAGCAGCGCGCCAAGTCGATCGTCGCCTACCTGCAGAAGAAAGACGCGTCTTCGTTCCCGGCCTCGCGCTTCGATGTGCGCGGCTTTGGCTCGGAGAAGCCCTTGATGAAGGATGGCGTGGAGGACAAGAACGCCAGCCGACGCACGGAGTTCAAGCTCTTCAACTGCAACTGA
- a CDS encoding ATP-binding protein, which produces MSESEQYLPWAEEFREAYNRRESAMFVLHDNIEDVFPLEGDYVSLRTYLEAMLKRGDYIAINYDVSRGMRFVDDKEAQQFLQLANQNRSGKERIIQSIYDFPREPTKALAFIEAFIVGIEASKRPVAVILEYAEHVAPNGDPQHMSEGDRINAVTLQRFARLFYERLQQPDARDAVCFLITPNLHSMHPDIVRQEVVHEISVPRPDEEARRRYIKWQQAKFVVEGKPPVTMDVSEEGLVEQTAGLTLTGIRHLFWRAMHSEERKLSSSFVMERKRELIERDSRGMLEIMMPKHGMNAVGGNDAIKDFFIRTAKDLAIGIDDVPVGVVCPGPNGVGKTFIAKAFARDSGLNCVSLKNFRGMYVGQTESNLDIIFSILKSMTPNIVIIDEADKMLGNEQSSPGNKVDERVFGAFTAFMGDPEYRGRIFWLLLTARPFNLAPDTGRPGRVEEHVPILAPETPEEKLAVLNAICRSRKIRLDEEGNEPSSESLDKVFEALGFVTPAALELICNRARRAARQAGVEPDDKGLLPVPITTFEHQARCYVPEGNQTKLLLQTIEAVLYTNHLEYLPEPWRSRLRDDAAGLSREREELQRLVGYA; this is translated from the coding sequence ATGAGCGAGAGCGAGCAGTACTTGCCCTGGGCCGAAGAGTTTCGCGAGGCCTACAACCGCCGTGAGTCTGCGATGTTCGTGCTCCACGACAACATCGAAGACGTGTTCCCGCTCGAGGGTGACTACGTTTCCCTGCGGACCTATCTCGAGGCGATGCTCAAGCGTGGCGACTACATCGCCATCAACTACGATGTCTCTCGGGGCATGCGCTTCGTCGATGACAAAGAGGCGCAGCAGTTCTTGCAGCTTGCCAATCAGAATCGCAGCGGCAAAGAGCGCATCATCCAGAGCATCTACGATTTCCCTCGGGAACCGACCAAGGCGCTTGCCTTCATCGAGGCGTTCATCGTCGGCATCGAGGCGAGCAAGCGCCCGGTGGCGGTGATCCTCGAGTACGCCGAGCACGTCGCGCCGAACGGCGACCCCCAGCACATGAGTGAAGGCGACCGTATCAACGCGGTCACCTTGCAGCGCTTTGCGCGGCTCTTCTACGAGCGCTTGCAGCAGCCCGACGCGCGAGACGCCGTGTGTTTCTTGATCACGCCGAACCTGCATTCGATGCACCCGGATATCGTGCGCCAAGAGGTGGTGCACGAGATCAGCGTGCCGCGTCCGGACGAAGAAGCGCGCCGCCGCTACATCAAATGGCAGCAGGCGAAGTTCGTGGTGGAGGGCAAGCCGCCCGTGACCATGGATGTGAGCGAAGAGGGCTTGGTGGAGCAGACCGCCGGGCTCACGCTGACGGGCATTCGTCACTTGTTCTGGCGCGCGATGCACTCCGAAGAGCGCAAGCTCTCCTCCAGCTTCGTGATGGAGCGCAAGCGTGAGCTGATCGAGCGCGACAGCCGTGGCATGCTGGAAATCATGATGCCCAAGCATGGCATGAACGCCGTGGGTGGCAACGACGCCATCAAGGATTTCTTTATCCGTACGGCAAAGGATTTGGCGATTGGCATTGATGACGTGCCCGTCGGCGTGGTGTGCCCCGGGCCAAACGGCGTCGGCAAGACCTTCATCGCCAAAGCCTTCGCGCGAGACAGCGGGCTCAACTGCGTGTCGCTGAAGAACTTCCGCGGCATGTACGTCGGTCAGACCGAGAGCAACCTGGACATCATCTTCAGCATCCTGAAGTCGATGACGCCGAACATCGTGATCATCGACGAAGCCGACAAGATGCTGGGCAACGAGCAGTCTTCGCCTGGCAACAAGGTCGACGAGCGCGTGTTCGGCGCCTTCACCGCCTTCATGGGCGATCCGGAGTACCGCGGGCGCATCTTCTGGCTGTTGCTCACCGCGCGCCCCTTCAATCTCGCGCCGGACACGGGCCGCCCCGGACGCGTGGAAGAGCACGTCCCGATCCTCGCGCCGGAGACGCCCGAAGAAAAACTCGCGGTGCTGAACGCCATCTGTAGGAGCCGCAAGATCCGCCTGGATGAGGAAGGCAACGAGCCAAGCTCGGAGTCCCTCGACAAGGTGTTCGAGGCGCTTGGCTTCGTGACGCCGGCTGCCCTCGAGCTGATCTGCAATCGCGCCCGACGCGCCGCGCGCCAGGCGGGCGTGGAGCCTGACGACAAGGGCTTGCTCCCGGTGCCGATCACGACCTTCGAGCACCAAGCGCGCTGTTACGTTCCGGAAGGCAACCAGACGAAGCTCCTGCTGCAGACCATCGAGGCCGTGCTCTACACGAACCACCTCGAGTACTTGCCGGAGCCCTGGCGCTCGCGGCTGCGCGATGACGCTGCTGGTTTGAGTCGCGAACGGGAAGAGTTGCAGCGCCTCGTCGGCTATGCCTGA